Proteins co-encoded in one Candidatus Krumholzibacteriia bacterium genomic window:
- a CDS encoding efflux RND transporter permease subunit, which yields MNDPRPRSQRSSFSTRRPVAITMLFVAAVVFGWFSLAKLPVNLMPELTYPTITVRTEYEGAAPEEVENDVSRPIEEALGVIGGLQRISSVSRAEVSDVVLEFDWDVDISDVTQDVLEKLDLVFLPDEAERPLILHFDPSLDPIMELSLSGEGAGWEGESGLRRARRLADLFVKRQLEPVRGVAAVRVKGGLEEEIHVALQEEQLERTRISIQQVIDRIAQENINVAGGTIEEGRTEFLVRTLNEYGDLEQIRDTIVTVIDGRPIRVRDLGEVAMAHKERQILTRTDGRESVQIEVYKEADANIVDLAARVKTLVGEVDRDREAADQGGRGGRGRGTAGLAQQVYDEEGAVLQVVADRSLFIESSIDEVRQTAILGGVLAVIVLFLFLREGRSTSIVAVSIPISLVMAFAPMNLFGVSLNIMSLGGLALGIGMLVDSSIVVLESIFRCREEGDDVVTAAVRGTDEVKGAVIASTLTTIAVFFPMVFVEGVAGQAFGDLGTAVVVSLIASVLVAIWFIPMLASRGARTPTVVGSAPVGESRRPRLIHFEMGRRFARSWREAGWFSRVVFAPWWCVRFVLQLVLHYTVALLLMLIVLLLGWSVRSLFLTRAGRLALGGLFLVGFAALLHRMAGVPLPVAAGVAVTIALAIGFRLVDVVMRWLDGVYPGVLRSALNQPLGVVVVVVLCFWGTVELAQRLDSELLPEVRQGEFTVEVMLPVGSPLEETERRLSAIESALNTEREHIRALVVTYGFDPAQSERSDEGEHTARFKVLLETGSGAEIEDQVVDRVRSRFEGVPDLDATITRPVLFSSKTPIEVEIHGDDLDALRDRTEGVRTVLDELPELADVQATLRAGAPELQVIYDRERLMRYGLDLGNVARLVRDKVQGNEATRFNRVDRRIPVLVQLSEEDRAAVSDIEEIVVNPGGERPIQLAAVAEVVMGEGPSEVRRIDGQRVGLVRANIEQGSLGSAVEAIRGTLQQRIEWPADQTFFISGQSEEWDRSQQSLILALGLSIFLVYVIMAVQFESLVHPLVILFSIPLAFFGSVIVLRALEIPISVVVFLGMIMLAGIVVNNAIVLVDYVNQLRRRGMPKREAIVTAGRVRLRPIFMTTATTVLGLLPMAVGLGDGAELRTPMAITVIAGLLSSTLLTLLVVPTLYSIFDRLAPVRADVETEAATGMRRGPTPTTSPGEATS from the coding sequence ATGAACGACCCCCGGCCCCGCTCGCAACGGTCGAGCTTCTCCACGCGCCGGCCGGTCGCGATCACCATGCTGTTCGTGGCCGCCGTGGTCTTCGGCTGGTTCTCGTTGGCCAAGCTGCCCGTGAATCTCATGCCGGAACTGACCTATCCCACGATCACCGTGCGCACCGAGTACGAGGGCGCCGCCCCCGAAGAGGTCGAGAACGACGTCTCGCGGCCGATCGAAGAGGCCCTGGGCGTGATCGGCGGCCTGCAGCGGATCAGCAGCGTGAGCCGGGCCGAGGTCAGCGACGTGGTCCTCGAGTTCGACTGGGACGTCGACATCAGCGACGTCACCCAGGACGTGCTCGAGAAGCTCGACCTGGTCTTCCTCCCCGACGAGGCCGAACGGCCGCTGATCCTGCACTTCGACCCTTCGCTCGACCCGATCATGGAGCTCTCGTTGAGCGGCGAGGGTGCCGGGTGGGAAGGCGAGTCGGGTCTGCGCCGCGCGCGTCGCCTGGCCGACCTCTTCGTCAAACGCCAGCTCGAGCCGGTCCGTGGCGTGGCCGCGGTGCGGGTGAAGGGTGGTCTGGAGGAGGAGATCCACGTCGCACTGCAGGAGGAGCAGCTCGAGCGCACGCGGATCTCGATCCAACAGGTGATCGACCGCATCGCGCAGGAGAACATCAACGTCGCCGGCGGGACCATCGAGGAGGGCCGGACGGAGTTCCTCGTACGGACCCTGAACGAGTACGGCGACCTCGAGCAGATCCGGGACACGATCGTCACGGTGATCGACGGCCGGCCGATCCGGGTGCGCGACCTGGGCGAGGTGGCCATGGCGCACAAGGAGCGCCAGATCCTCACCCGTACCGACGGGCGCGAGAGCGTCCAGATCGAGGTGTACAAGGAAGCCGATGCGAACATCGTCGACCTGGCTGCGCGGGTGAAGACCCTCGTGGGAGAAGTCGATCGCGACCGGGAGGCGGCGGACCAGGGGGGACGAGGAGGACGCGGCCGCGGCACGGCGGGGCTCGCTCAACAGGTCTACGACGAAGAGGGTGCCGTCCTGCAGGTCGTGGCCGATCGGTCGCTGTTCATCGAGAGCAGCATCGACGAAGTGCGCCAGACCGCGATCCTCGGTGGGGTTCTCGCGGTGATCGTCTTGTTCCTGTTCCTGCGCGAGGGCCGGTCGACCTCGATCGTCGCCGTGAGCATTCCCATCTCGCTGGTCATGGCCTTCGCGCCCATGAACCTGTTCGGTGTGTCGCTCAACATCATGTCACTGGGAGGTCTGGCGCTCGGCATCGGCATGTTGGTCGACTCGTCGATCGTGGTTCTCGAATCGATCTTCCGATGTCGCGAAGAGGGCGATGACGTGGTGACCGCCGCCGTGCGTGGCACCGACGAAGTCAAGGGGGCGGTGATCGCCTCGACCCTCACCACGATCGCGGTCTTCTTCCCGATGGTCTTCGTCGAGGGCGTGGCGGGGCAGGCCTTCGGAGACCTGGGCACGGCGGTGGTGGTGTCGCTGATCGCCTCGGTGCTCGTGGCGATCTGGTTCATCCCGATGCTGGCCAGCCGCGGGGCACGGACTCCGACCGTGGTCGGATCGGCACCGGTGGGAGAGAGCCGGCGCCCGCGGCTGATCCACTTCGAAATGGGCCGGCGTTTCGCGCGGTCGTGGCGCGAGGCCGGCTGGTTCTCCCGCGTGGTCTTCGCTCCCTGGTGGTGCGTGCGCTTCGTGCTCCAGCTCGTGCTGCACTACACGGTCGCACTGTTGCTCATGCTGATCGTCCTGCTGCTCGGCTGGTCGGTCCGGAGCCTCTTCCTCACGCGCGCGGGTCGGTTGGCGCTGGGCGGTCTCTTCCTGGTCGGATTCGCCGCCCTCCTGCACCGGATGGCCGGAGTGCCGCTTCCCGTCGCGGCCGGGGTGGCGGTGACGATCGCGTTGGCGATCGGTTTCCGTCTCGTGGACGTCGTCATGCGGTGGCTCGACGGCGTGTACCCGGGTGTGCTGCGCAGCGCGCTGAACCAACCACTCGGCGTGGTGGTCGTCGTGGTCCTGTGCTTCTGGGGCACGGTGGAGTTGGCACAGCGTCTCGACAGCGAGCTCCTTCCCGAGGTGCGCCAGGGCGAGTTCACGGTCGAGGTCATGCTTCCTGTCGGGTCTCCGCTCGAGGAGACGGAGCGCCGCCTGAGCGCGATCGAGTCGGCCCTGAACACCGAGCGCGAGCACATCCGGGCACTGGTCGTGACCTACGGCTTCGATCCCGCCCAGAGCGAGCGCAGCGACGAGGGCGAGCACACGGCGCGGTTCAAGGTGCTGCTCGAGACCGGCAGCGGAGCCGAGATCGAGGACCAGGTCGTCGATCGCGTGCGGTCGCGCTTCGAGGGCGTGCCGGATCTCGACGCGACGATCACGCGGCCGGTGCTGTTCAGCAGCAAGACGCCGATCGAGGTCGAGATCCACGGCGACGATCTCGACGCACTGCGCGACCGCACCGAAGGGGTGCGCACGGTGCTCGACGAGCTGCCCGAGCTGGCCGACGTGCAGGCCACGTTGCGCGCCGGGGCCCCCGAGCTGCAGGTGATCTACGACCGCGAGCGTCTCATGCGTTACGGCCTGGACCTGGGCAACGTGGCGCGCCTGGTGCGCGACAAGGTGCAGGGCAACGAGGCCACGCGTTTCAACCGCGTGGACCGAAGGATTCCCGTGCTCGTCCAGTTGTCCGAGGAGGACCGCGCGGCCGTCAGCGACATCGAGGAGATCGTGGTCAATCCCGGCGGGGAGCGGCCCATCCAGTTGGCCGCGGTGGCCGAGGTGGTCATGGGGGAGGGACCGAGCGAGGTCCGCCGGATCGACGGACAGCGGGTGGGTCTCGTGCGCGCGAACATCGAGCAGGGCTCATTGGGGTCGGCCGTCGAGGCCATCCGCGGCACCCTGCAGCAACGCATCGAATGGCCGGCCGATCAGACCTTCTTCATCAGCGGTCAGAGCGAGGAGTGGGATCGCAGCCAGCAGAGCCTGATCCTGGCCCTGGGGCTGTCGATCTTCCTCGTGTACGTGATCATGGCCGTGCAATTCGAGAGCCTGGTGCACCCGCTGGTGATCCTGTTCAGCATCCCGCTGGCCTTCTTCGGCAGCGTGATCGTGCTGCGGGCGCTGGAGATCCCGATCTCGGTGGTGGTGTTCCTGGGCATGATCATGCTGGCGGGGATCGTCGTGAACAACGCGATCGTGCTGGTCGACTACGTGAACCAGCTACGTCGTCGGGGAATGCCGAAGCGCGAGGCGATCGTCACCGCGGGCCGTGTGCGTCTACGGCCGATCTTCATGACCACGGCCACCACCGTGCTCGGTCTGCTGCCCATGGCCGTGGGCCTGGGTGACGGAGCCGAGCTGCGCACGCCCATGGCGATCACGGTGATCGCCGGACTGCTGAGTTCGACGCTGCTCACGCTGCTGGTGGTTCCCACCCTGTATTCGATCTTCGACCGCCTGGCGCCGGTGCGCGCCGACGTCGAGACGGAAGCGGCGACCGGGATGCGCCGTGGTCCAACGCCCACGACCTCCCCCGGAGAGGCCACGTCGTGA
- a CDS encoding efflux RND transporter permease subunit yields the protein MNGPRDPSRDVAATLTRFALRRRISVLVLLMTALVVGGVAASGVPVELFPKGFTPSFLRIQIPWRDAPPREVLEKISEPLEEELSTVKGLDRIVSVSSVGASRVFLTFKHGTDMDLAYREVRDRIERARREFPDDVDRVFTFKEDVSGIPVSVLGVAVDPSVTDSYNLIDKNIIRRLERVDGVANVEANGLEEKEILIELDRERTESAGLNIFDLAQQMRDDSFTMASGHVYEGQRKLLLRSVARYDDIAALENRPVSETGIRLKDIANVTYGEPDKDYRVRAMSRPAYAIVIFKEGDANVREVSARIDDTFREMQVDPRLSGVETIKIFDQGEVVGEQLGVLLQSGMIGGIVAGLVLFFFLRRFRVTMVVNLAVPLSLLIAVTVMFFAGESLNLLSLLALMVCVGLLVDNSVVVAENIDRLHRAGARRRDAAVSGAGEIALAITMSTLTTIVVFLPVSLVEGQAQFFLLRMSIPISVALAASLVVAMVIVPLGVVLTLPKDRDADRARRLRGQGPRGRIDRAMRRGYDLTFERLNTLYNRLLARSLRHRMELVALLVVTAVATGAWWNAQGLDIVDQQEDERSGFEIDVDMPDHYTLEETEDWFLRAEALVEEHAEELGLEGWFLFHGKTRGELQGWFATPRTVDLTPQEVTQRVVEMLPERAGMELSTGRESQVDDEGGGGDTWRVTLNGEDADQLEDVAEQLEEVFLNVDGVLGIRRDNVEQPNELGLVVDRDRARQYGVDPRVAAGLVGYALRGQTLPDYRDEGREIPVRVRYREEDRDDLDALGSFLLPTATGDFLPLSSVTDARMLDSPQSIVRRDKRIARTITLDLEPDTADETQDRLDVLRAGANLPEGVRFSAASIQRGMDEDLVTMMQALLISVVFIYLLMGMLFESAILPLSIIFTIPLAGFGVFWLHLATGTDLDFLGLVGVVLLVGVVVNNGIVLVDTVNRLRVSGLARSDAILRATAQRFRPIMMTAITTIGGLVPLALNGRMDSGISYTSFAYTLIGGLSTATLLTLLVIPVFYTFFDDLRSAATGVFGAGLGRRRRLSPSVGAARTDRTIEHGPGLDQRPRSG from the coding sequence GTGAACGGCCCCCGCGATCCGAGCCGCGACGTCGCGGCCACGCTGACCCGCTTCGCCCTGCGGCGACGGATCTCGGTCCTGGTGTTGTTGATGACCGCGCTCGTGGTCGGGGGTGTGGCGGCCTCGGGAGTGCCCGTCGAGCTGTTCCCGAAGGGCTTCACGCCGTCGTTCCTTCGGATCCAGATCCCGTGGCGCGACGCACCGCCGCGCGAAGTGCTCGAGAAGATCAGCGAGCCGCTCGAGGAGGAGCTGAGCACGGTCAAGGGGCTTGACCGGATCGTGTCGGTGAGCTCGGTGGGCGCGTCGCGCGTCTTCCTGACCTTCAAGCACGGTACCGACATGGACCTGGCCTACCGCGAGGTTCGCGATCGCATCGAGCGGGCCCGTCGCGAGTTCCCCGACGACGTCGATCGCGTGTTCACCTTCAAGGAAGACGTGTCGGGGATCCCGGTCTCGGTGCTGGGCGTGGCCGTCGATCCCAGTGTGACCGACAGCTACAACCTGATCGACAAGAACATCATCCGGCGATTGGAGCGCGTGGACGGCGTGGCCAACGTCGAGGCGAACGGGCTCGAGGAGAAGGAGATCCTCATCGAGCTCGACCGGGAGCGGACGGAGTCCGCCGGGCTGAACATCTTCGACCTCGCCCAGCAGATGCGCGACGACTCCTTCACCATGGCCAGCGGCCACGTCTACGAGGGACAGAGAAAGCTGTTGCTGCGTTCGGTGGCGCGCTACGACGACATTGCTGCGCTCGAGAATCGACCGGTGTCGGAGACGGGCATTCGCCTGAAGGACATTGCCAATGTCACCTACGGCGAGCCCGACAAGGACTACCGCGTGCGAGCCATGAGCCGGCCCGCCTACGCCATCGTCATCTTCAAGGAGGGCGACGCGAACGTCCGTGAGGTCAGCGCTCGGATCGACGACACGTTCCGGGAGATGCAGGTCGACCCTCGCCTCTCGGGGGTGGAGACGATCAAGATCTTCGACCAGGGCGAGGTCGTGGGCGAGCAGCTCGGGGTACTGCTCCAGAGCGGCATGATCGGCGGAATCGTCGCCGGTCTGGTCCTGTTCTTCTTCCTGCGCCGCTTCCGTGTGACCATGGTCGTGAACCTGGCGGTGCCGCTCAGCCTGCTGATCGCGGTCACGGTCATGTTCTTCGCGGGCGAGTCGCTGAACCTGCTGTCGTTGCTCGCACTCATGGTGTGTGTCGGCTTGCTGGTCGACAACTCGGTGGTGGTGGCCGAGAACATCGACCGGCTTCACCGAGCCGGAGCGCGCCGCCGGGACGCGGCCGTGAGCGGGGCCGGAGAGATCGCCCTGGCCATCACCATGAGCACGCTGACGACCATCGTGGTGTTCCTGCCGGTGTCGCTGGTCGAGGGGCAGGCGCAGTTCTTCCTGCTGCGCATGTCGATCCCGATCAGCGTGGCCCTGGCCGCCTCGCTCGTCGTGGCCATGGTCATCGTTCCGTTGGGCGTGGTGTTGACCCTGCCGAAGGACCGCGACGCCGATCGCGCGCGCAGGCTGAGGGGCCAGGGACCGCGGGGACGGATCGATCGCGCCATGCGCCGGGGCTACGACCTCACCTTCGAACGCCTGAACACTTTGTACAACCGGTTGCTCGCCCGTTCCCTGCGGCATCGCATGGAGCTGGTCGCCCTTCTGGTCGTGACGGCGGTCGCCACCGGCGCCTGGTGGAATGCGCAGGGTCTGGACATCGTCGATCAGCAGGAGGACGAGCGCAGCGGATTCGAGATCGACGTCGACATGCCCGACCACTACACGCTCGAGGAGACCGAGGACTGGTTCCTGCGGGCCGAGGCGCTCGTCGAGGAACACGCCGAGGAGCTCGGACTCGAGGGCTGGTTCCTGTTCCACGGCAAGACACGTGGCGAGCTGCAGGGCTGGTTCGCCACCCCCCGGACGGTCGATCTGACGCCGCAGGAAGTCACACAGCGCGTGGTGGAGATGCTGCCGGAGCGGGCGGGCATGGAGCTGAGCACCGGCCGCGAGAGTCAGGTCGACGACGAGGGAGGCGGCGGCGACACCTGGCGCGTGACGCTGAACGGGGAGGACGCCGACCAGCTCGAGGACGTGGCCGAGCAGCTGGAAGAAGTCTTCCTGAACGTCGACGGGGTGCTCGGCATCCGTCGCGACAACGTCGAGCAGCCCAACGAGCTCGGCCTGGTCGTCGACCGTGACCGCGCGCGCCAGTACGGGGTCGATCCGCGCGTGGCCGCCGGCCTGGTCGGCTACGCGCTCCGTGGACAGACCCTTCCCGACTACCGCGACGAGGGCCGCGAGATCCCCGTCCGCGTTCGCTACCGCGAAGAGGACCGCGACGATCTCGATGCCCTGGGTAGCTTCCTGCTGCCGACGGCCACCGGGGATTTCCTGCCGCTGTCGTCGGTGACCGACGCCCGGATGCTCGATTCGCCCCAGTCCATCGTACGCCGCGACAAACGCATCGCGCGGACCATCACGCTCGATCTCGAGCCCGACACCGCCGACGAGACACAGGACCGTCTCGACGTGCTGCGCGCGGGGGCGAATCTCCCCGAGGGGGTGCGCTTCTCCGCGGCGTCGATCCAGCGGGGGATGGACGAGGATCTCGTGACCATGATGCAGGCTCTGCTGATCTCGGTGGTGTTCATCTATCTGCTCATGGGCATGCTGTTCGAGAGCGCGATCCTTCCCCTGTCGATCATCTTCACCATTCCGCTCGCGGGCTTCGGTGTGTTCTGGCTGCATCTGGCCACGGGGACCGACCTCGACTTCCTGGGACTGGTGGGCGTCGTGCTGCTCGTCGGCGTCGTCGTGAACAACGGGATCGTCCTGGTCGATACGGTGAATCGGCTCCGGGTGAGCGGATTGGCGCGATCCGACGCGATCCTCCGCGCCACGGCCCAGCGCTTCCGGCCGATCATGATGACGGCGATCACCACCATCGGTGGCCTGGTGCCCCTGGCCCTGAACGGCCGGATGGACTCGGGAATCAGCTACACGAGCTTCGCCTACACCCTGATCGGTGGTCTCAGTACCGCGACGCTGCTCACCTTGCTCGTGATCCCCGTCTTCTACACCTTCTTCGACGATCTGCGCAGCGCGGCCACGGGAGTGTTCGGAGCCGGACTCGGGCGGCGGAGACGGCTGTCACCCTCGGTGGGGGCGGCCCGGACCGATCGAACGATCGAGCACGGTCCCGGTCTGGACCAAAGGCCACGGAGCGGCTAG
- a CDS encoding AbgT family transporter — protein MNDSRPGEAAPRDFVERALNWIEVAGNKLPDPAVLFVIAMVITWILSALLAPVEFSDVNPTTGEPLRIINQLDPQNLTTFMTSMVNTFVTFAPLGVVLVALLGVGVAEHSGYISAGLKQMLQFTPAKLLTPMLTLVAIVSHTAADAGYVLVIPLGGVIFYAAGRHPLAGIAAAFAGVSGGFSANFIPSGIDPLLANFTQIGANVLDPDYIVNPLCNLLFTGLSSVLVIAVVWFLTDRIIEPRLRGTEIDGDPDEMPKMETLGGKEKRALTIANVVVVVVFALLIAVALPADSPLRNSETGSLTRNAPLMGMIVPLIFVFFLVPGVVYGYLSGTFASHKDVIKGMSRAMETMGYYMVMAFCASLFTYAFGQSNLGALIAIKGAAGLEALALPGEVTLVGIIALSAIVNLLVGSASAKWALLAPIFVPILMGVGLSPELTQAAYRVGDSSTNIITPLMPYFPLIVVFCARYVKNTGIGTVVSLMLPYSIALLILWTAFLVVYWLIGIPLGFEAGYVYPPGS, from the coding sequence ATGAACGACTCCCGGCCCGGCGAGGCCGCTCCGCGCGACTTCGTCGAGAGGGCCCTGAACTGGATCGAAGTGGCGGGCAACAAACTGCCCGATCCCGCTGTCCTCTTCGTGATCGCCATGGTGATCACCTGGATCCTGTCGGCGCTGTTGGCACCCGTCGAGTTCAGCGACGTCAATCCGACCACGGGTGAGCCGCTCCGGATCATCAACCAGCTCGATCCACAGAATCTCACCACGTTCATGACGAGCATGGTGAACACCTTCGTCACCTTCGCTCCGCTCGGTGTGGTCCTGGTGGCCCTCCTGGGTGTGGGCGTGGCCGAACATTCGGGCTACATCAGCGCCGGACTGAAGCAGATGCTGCAGTTCACGCCGGCGAAGCTGTTGACGCCCATGCTCACCCTGGTGGCGATCGTCAGCCACACCGCGGCCGATGCGGGGTACGTGCTCGTGATCCCGCTCGGGGGCGTGATCTTCTACGCCGCGGGTCGGCATCCCCTCGCGGGCATCGCGGCCGCCTTCGCCGGTGTGTCGGGCGGCTTCAGCGCGAACTTCATCCCCTCGGGGATCGATCCGCTGCTCGCGAACTTCACGCAGATCGGCGCGAACGTCCTCGATCCGGACTACATCGTGAATCCGCTGTGCAACCTGCTGTTCACGGGACTCTCGAGCGTCCTCGTGATCGCGGTCGTGTGGTTCCTCACGGACCGGATCATCGAGCCACGTCTCCGGGGGACCGAGATCGATGGCGACCCCGACGAGATGCCGAAGATGGAGACGCTCGGCGGCAAGGAGAAGCGCGCTCTGACGATCGCGAACGTGGTCGTGGTCGTGGTCTTCGCCCTGCTGATCGCTGTCGCGCTGCCGGCGGACTCGCCGCTCCGCAACTCCGAAACGGGAAGCCTGACCCGGAACGCCCCGCTCATGGGTATGATCGTGCCCCTGATCTTCGTGTTCTTCCTCGTTCCGGGTGTGGTCTACGGCTATCTGTCGGGGACCTTCGCGTCGCACAAGGACGTGATCAAGGGCATGAGCCGGGCCATGGAGACCATGGGCTATTACATGGTCATGGCCTTCTGCGCGTCGCTCTTCACCTATGCCTTCGGGCAGTCGAACCTCGGCGCCCTGATCGCGATCAAGGGTGCCGCCGGGCTCGAGGCCCTGGCCCTGCCGGGCGAGGTGACGCTCGTCGGGATCATCGCACTGAGCGCGATCGTGAACCTGCTCGTGGGTTCGGCCTCGGCGAAGTGGGCTCTGCTCGCACCGATCTTCGTGCCCATCCTCATGGGTGTCGGGCTCTCACCGGAGCTCACGCAGGCGGCCTATCGTGTCGGGGATTCGAGTACGAACATCATCACACCGCTCATGCCCTACTTCCCGTTGATCGTGGTCTTCTGCGCGCGCTACGTGAAGAACACCGGCATCGGCACGGTGGTGTCGCTCATGCTCCCGTACTCGATCGCGTTGCTGATCCTGTGGACGGCATTCCTGGTCGTCTACTGGCTGATCGGGATCCCGCTGGGCTTCGAGGCCGGTTACGTCTATCCGCCCGGGAGCTGA
- a CDS encoding cytochrome c family protein has product MRRSATLFAIVLTAGLVLSAGTALAEEFEYVGAEGCKMCHRAKTGNQWQKWLDGPHASAYETLKNDASAEIVADMGLDGNAWELDQCLECHVTAHGVSEDRLGRRYSVEQGVGCESCHGPGSEYKSMKTMRSHDAAVAAGLVEISTETCTDCHNEDSPTFKGFDYDDYVARIAHPIPAEDE; this is encoded by the coding sequence ATGCGTCGCAGCGCAACGTTGTTCGCGATCGTTCTGACGGCCGGCCTGGTCCTGTCGGCAGGGACGGCCCTCGCCGAGGAATTCGAGTACGTCGGGGCCGAAGGGTGCAAGATGTGCCATCGTGCCAAGACGGGGAACCAGTGGCAGAAGTGGCTGGACGGGCCGCACGCGAGCGCCTACGAGACCTTGAAGAACGATGCCTCGGCCGAGATCGTCGCCGACATGGGCCTCGATGGCAACGCCTGGGAACTCGACCAGTGCCTGGAGTGTCACGTCACCGCGCACGGTGTCTCCGAGGATCGTCTCGGCCGTCGCTACAGCGTGGAGCAGGGTGTGGGCTGCGAGAGCTGCCACGGTCCGGGGAGCGAGTACAAGAGTATGAAGACCATGAGGAGCCACGATGCTGCCGTGGCCGCCGGTCTGGTCGAGATCAGTACCGAGACCTGCACCGACTGCCACAACGAGGACAGCCCCACCTTCAAGGGCTTCGACTACGACGACTACGTGGCCCGGATCGCCCATCCGATCCCGGCCGAGGACGAGTAG
- a CDS encoding cytochrome c3 family protein, producing the protein MRVRRNTFAWLTISCLVGVVAINSPALAQDEECLLCHGSGEGMVEPAHEIDAEAYEASIHAEMGFACTDCHSTGDFEELPHEGTETPRCADCHPSAQEDFALSVHAGVEQFGEESCGACHSTHEIRAIDDPDSRLFSVNQPGTCGNCHADDQVVGNLNLDLEVIRKYQGSVHGLGLGIQDQQPAVCSDCHGGHAILPANDGDSRINPFNLTETCGECHADESELYAESVHGVAFSQGRTTSPTCTVCHGIHEIKNVPEPGATVQEARLVRTTCTSCHASAALMTGLGVDASRVASYEASFHGLVRQRDEAAVADCASCHGVHGIFNSSDPRSTVHVDNLQETCGDCHPGATAQFASTPVHYVSPTGGLEGADIGTVVVEWVKRIYWILLFGVLGGMLAHNLVIVSWYVRRNWRKENAQRMRRRFDGWQIAQHAMLVISFAVLVISGFMLAYPDTWWGRLMVDVGVSEEIRRWTHRVAAIVMIVASFIHLFWMLGTSYGRRELKRIAPGMRDVREVMQNMKYHLGTSDRPAAFAKYDYPAKAEYWALVWGTVVMAITGLMLWFPVFTTSFLPGWSLKVAEVIHLFEAWLATLAILIFHFFYVFGHPEVYPLNFSMFHGGMREDHAKHHHPGWHDDEESKSATTSS; encoded by the coding sequence ATGCGCGTTCGGAGGAACACGTTCGCCTGGCTCACGATCTCCTGCCTGGTCGGAGTCGTTGCCATCAACAGTCCGGCCCTCGCCCAGGACGAGGAGTGCCTTCTCTGCCACGGCAGTGGCGAGGGCATGGTCGAGCCGGCCCACGAGATCGATGCCGAGGCCTACGAGGCATCGATCCACGCCGAGATGGGATTCGCCTGCACCGACTGTCATTCGACGGGCGACTTCGAAGAGCTCCCGCACGAGGGGACCGAGACGCCGCGTTGCGCCGATTGCCACCCCTCGGCGCAGGAGGACTTCGCGCTCAGCGTCCACGCAGGTGTCGAGCAGTTCGGGGAGGAGTCGTGCGGTGCCTGTCATTCCACGCACGAGATCCGGGCCATCGACGATCCCGACTCGCGTCTGTTCTCGGTGAACCAGCCGGGGACCTGCGGCAACTGCCACGCCGATGATCAGGTCGTCGGGAACCTGAATCTCGACCTCGAGGTGATCCGCAAGTACCAGGGCAGCGTGCACGGCCTGGGCCTGGGGATCCAGGACCAGCAGCCGGCCGTCTGCAGTGACTGCCATGGCGGCCACGCGATCCTGCCCGCCAACGACGGAGACTCGCGGATCAATCCCTTCAATCTCACCGAGACCTGCGGCGAGTGTCACGCGGACGAGTCCGAACTCTACGCAGAGTCGGTGCACGGAGTGGCGTTCTCGCAGGGGCGGACCACGTCCCCGACCTGCACCGTGTGCCACGGGATCCACGAGATCAAGAACGTGCCCGAGCCGGGCGCTACCGTTCAGGAGGCTCGGCTGGTCCGGACGACGTGCACCAGCTGCCACGCCAGCGCGGCGTTGATGACCGGGCTCGGTGTCGACGCGTCCCGCGTGGCCAGCTACGAGGCCAGCTTCCACGGCCTCGTGCGTCAGCGCGACGAAGCAGCGGTGGCCGACTGCGCGAGCTGCCACGGGGTGCACGGGATCTTCAACTCGTCCGATCCGCGGTCGACGGTCCACGTGGACAACCTGCAGGAGACCTGTGGCGACTGTCATCCCGGTGCCACTGCCCAGTTCGCCTCGACCCCGGTCCACTACGTCAGTCCGACCGGAGGGCTCGAAGGCGCTGACATCGGGACGGTGGTGGTCGAGTGGGTCAAGCGGATCTACTGGATCCTGCTCTTCGGTGTCCTGGGCGGCATGCTCGCGCACAACCTGGTCATCGTGAGCTGGTACGTACGGCGGAACTGGCGCAAGGAGAACGCGCAGCGCATGCGCCGGCGCTTCGACGGTTGGCAGATCGCGCAGCACGCCATGCTGGTGATCTCGTTCGCGGTCCTGGTGATCAGCGGGTTCATGCTGGCCTACCCGGACACCTGGTGGGGACGGCTCATGGTCGACGTCGGGGTCAGCGAGGAGATCCGGCGCTGGACCCACCGCGTCGCCGCGATCGTGATGATCGTCGCCTCGTTCATCCATCTGTTCTGGATGTTGGGGACCTCGTACGGGCGTAGGGAGCTCAAGCGGATCGCTCCGGGTATGCGCGACGTGCGTGAGGTCATGCAGAACATGAAGTACCACCTGGGCACCAGCGATCGGCCGGCGGCCTTCGCCAAGTACGACTACCCGGCCAAGGCCGAGTACTGGGCGCTGGTGTGGGGTACGGTGGTCATGGCGATCACCGGTCTCATGCTGTGGTTCCCGGTGTTCACGACCTCGTTCCTGCCCGGCTGGTCGCTGAAGGTGGCCGAGGTGATCCACCTCTTCGAGGCGTGGCTCGCCACGTTGGCCATCCTGATCTTCCACTTCTTCTACGTCTTCGGTCATCCCGAGGTGTATCCGCTGAACTTCTCCATGTTCCACGGGGGCATGCGCGAGGACCACGCGAAGCACCACCACCCGGGGTGGCACGACGACGAGGAGTCGAAGTCCGCGACGACCAGCTCGTAG